The genomic stretch atgccagcgcttttttacactatattttgttgaattaaccacctatgccagcgcttttttaataaaagcgctggcatagggggggtttagacagcgctttttcagtaaaagcgctgtctaaaccccccctatgccagcgcttttttagtaaattaagcgctgtctaagacctATACCAGCGCCAGTATAGCCAGCGCTTTTAAGCGCTGTCTAATGTcaaaaaaagcgctgtctaatcCCTTGTTTGGCATAGTGAATGTCTTATGTGAGTAAAATTTATCCAACCTACTGATTGAATCCCCATCTTGACTCAACCAGGTGGATTTTTTTACCTAGTAGTGGTATATCACTGAGTCTCATATTCTCTATATTATCCAGGGCTAGACAATTAGACGATTTAGGTATATATCGACCCCAAAAGTTAAGTCTGAAGCAAATTGCGATTTCATTCTAAAAGCCTAATTTTCACCGATAAAATTTCAATTTTCGACAAATTTGATTAAATCGGTTTGATGTGTAGATCAAATAGATTTGATCGGTTTAATATGTATTGGACTAAACCCATAAAAACTATTTATATTTAATAAAACTCACaatcatttattttttatttaaaaaactattaaaaatttaaaatagattttttactattgattttttattattattacttgATAACATTTTCAATATCATTTAACGTAATAAATTAAATAACATATAAAATTTCCTTTGACATATTTTATAAAcattaaattataaaaataataataattttaatatgaacttatttttataataaatcacttaataataataaaataaataaaataaatattaattgAATTCTATCGAATTCGTTTTCTGACGAATAAAAAATAACTATATAAATTGACCAACAACTCTATacaattcaaattaaacaattGGAGTATTTAATTTGTCCCCCCTTACTATTATCTATGAATAACTTGAATTCATTCATTTCTGCCAGCGTCTGACTTGAGTTTCCTAAACCATTCCTTTCTTGTCTTGATAATATATTATTGAAATCGGCTGACACATACCATTCACACTCCATATTTTTGTTCCTAGTAGACTGATCTTATTTACTTAATCAAACATATCATTCATTATTTAACAAAATCTATGACAAACTAGTGGATAATAAGGATATCGTAATTTTTTTAGCTCACTCTTCTACTTTATTTTTATCTTTTACATGCTATTCACGTTTCAAAAACAAAAGTCATTTCTTTCTCCAAAACTAGAAAAGGCATTATACCCCTTTTACTTTCACTATACTACTACACACTGTTATTATCAGACATACTTTATCGGACCCAACTTAAATCTCTCACTAGTCTCTTCATACACCATTTATGCTCATCCCTACAAAAACATTATAGATATTTAATAATTACAAAAAGCTAGCTAGCTCACGAGAGCACTTGTGAtgaattatttaaaataaaaaaaacctTGACTATTAAAAAAAAGCCATCCACAAACAAGaatatataaaaaattatataGTTATGCAATTGAAACAGACCAACACTGCAAGTAGCACAGACCCTCCCAAACGAAACACATAAAAACAAATCTCTTTTGAAACTTCACCTAATTGTGGTTCACATCCAATCTCCTTCTCCACATACTTTCTGACACATTTCCAAAAGTGGTAACGTTAATCATATCATTGCTATAAACCAAACTCTTCTCCATTATTTGAATACATGTTTTCCTTCCCCTCACAAAGCTAACTACTTATATTTTATATAAACTCTATCATTGCTAAGCTTTTCTCAATTGTCATGCACACATGATTGAGCAAATCTTAGTTTGCTAGAAAAACTAGGTTGAGTAATTGAGTGTGGATCTGAGAGGATTGATGCTTGCGGTGTCACCATTGAGGAGCATCAACAAAGATGAGAACCAAGAAGGGATGGAGAGTTTTTCCATGGGGAGGAATACTTCAATTACAACCGGCGAATTCGGCGACGGAAATATATTGGAAACCATTAACTTCGACGACGACTTCTTTGTTGGCATCAACATGGACGGAGATATCTTGCCGGATTTGGATATGGATTCGGAGATTTTCGCTGAGTTCTCCGAATCAGAGATAAACTCATCCGCCATCAAGAAAGCGGATGAAAATAATCATTCAAAGGAAGAAGAAGATAAAGTGGGTTCGGAAGAGATATTGAGCAAAAGAGATGAATCTGTTGTTGTGAATCCATTGCCGAAAAATGGTGGAAAAGGAAGAAAATCATCGAGTCAATCTAAGAATCCTCAAGGGAAGAAAAAAGTCAAGGTATGTTTATATATAACGAAGCTTTAGAATATTATTCTTGAAAGGTGGTTTATCTTAATTTGGTAATTAATTTCAGTGAAGGTTGAGTTCATCATGGTTAGTACGTAGCTTTTTAGTTTATCATTAAGGTTCTGTCACTGTCTTCATAATTACCAGTCTTGAAAAAGTTTCTGATAAATGTGTTGAAAAAACTCACGGGTACCCTAAATGTAGAGATAGAAGCTGAATTACAAGATTAGAATTGTGGAAAATTTTGATGACAGATGATGAAAAATCACTTTCAATTCTAAATATACAGTGGTGtcaaattattttaaattaaaatcagGTTGTTTATtgtaatataatttttttaaaataatatttgtgtaaaaaaaaacatttttattattaattaatgTGGGTTTTTTTTGTGTACCTAGGTGGATTGGACACCAGAATTGCATAGGAGATTTGTGCAAGCAGTGGAACAACTAGGATTGGATAAAGCAGTCCCTTCAAGGATTTTGGAGATTATGGGAATTGATTGTCTCACTCGCCATAACATTGCCAGCCACCTTCAGGTACACATATAAGAAAGGTTTTATATAATAGTCTTGGTTGCGAAAAGGTTTTTGCGATTTTAATCAATACAGTTGTTACGACACTGATTACTGTAGTCATAATTTATTTTTAACATAAAAACAATGAATAACAGTATCGTTATTGCCACCTACTCTGTCGCGGCCGTTTCTAATGACTGATTTTAATTTTTGTATGATTATTTGTTACATGTAACATATTTTTGTATGGTGAATGCAGAAATATAGGTCCCATAGAAAACATGTGTTAGCGCGTGAAGCAGAAGCAGCAAACTGGAATCAAAGAAGACATGTGTATGGTGGTGTAGTAGGAGGGAAGAGAGAAGTGATCAGTTCATGGCCAACTCCTGCAGCAGCACCTGCCATGGGTtttcctcctcctcctcctccttcCATGATTCCATTGCACCATGTTAGACCCTTACATGTATGGGGACATCCTTCAATGGATCTATCATTTATGCACATGTGGCCGCAGCCGCAGCCACCACCGCAACCGCTCTCGTGGCCACCGACATCACCTCAAGACCCTTCATTTTGGCATTCTCAACACCAACAGGTAATTAATCACCTCTCTAATCAAACTTAAACATTTTAATTCATAATTTATTGATTTGTCTAACTAAAATAATATGATATCTTTCTTTGATGAATAGAGATCTTTTGGATGTCAACTCCCCAGCATCCCACCGCATAGTATGTACAACGCAGATCACAGCATTGCCGCGGCCGGTCCTGCTTCTGGTCCCGGTCACTTATTCGACTTCCATCCGGTAAATTTTCTCTTTACCATATTTATTTTATCATGGTTAAACCGTAGCTAACCAACACACTGCATCTAAAAACTTAAGATAGTTATGTTAATGAATGTCATAATATTTGAAGACCTAGATTATTGTTTGCATATGTGATTATTGCTCTTAATTACTTTTTTTTTACAGTCAAATGAGAGCATAGATGCAGCTATTGGAGACGTTTTATCAAAACCATGGTTGCCGCTACCACTTGGACTTAAAGCTCCAGCACATGACAGCGTAATGAGTGAATTAAAAAGACAAGGAATTTCAAACATTCCACCCTCATGAGCTTGAAACAAAATAATTTATCCCTAATGGGAGCTAGGTTCCAATAAACCCTAATTAATTCGACGACTTTATATCCATTAGATGTTGCATATTTGTTGCATCTAATTTCAATGTGAGAGATCCATATTGTAATTTCTAGCTTTCTTTTAGCAGCAAGGAAATAAAGGAAAGAAAAAATGGAATTGCCATGTGCTA from Lathyrus oleraceus cultivar Zhongwan6 chromosome 7, CAAS_Psat_ZW6_1.0, whole genome shotgun sequence encodes the following:
- the LOC127105988 gene encoding transcription activator GLK1, with translation MLAVSPLRSINKDENQEGMESFSMGRNTSITTGEFGDGNILETINFDDDFFVGINMDGDILPDLDMDSEIFAEFSESEINSSAIKKADENNHSKEEEDKVGSEEILSKRDESVVVNPLPKNGGKGRKSSSQSKNPQGKKKVKVDWTPELHRRFVQAVEQLGLDKAVPSRILEIMGIDCLTRHNIASHLQKYRSHRKHVLAREAEAANWNQRRHVYGGVVGGKREVISSWPTPAAAPAMGFPPPPPPSMIPLHHVRPLHVWGHPSMDLSFMHMWPQPQPPPQPLSWPPTSPQDPSFWHSQHQQRSFGCQLPSIPPHSMYNADHSIAAAGPASGPGHLFDFHPSNESIDAAIGDVLSKPWLPLPLGLKAPAHDSVMSELKRQGISNIPPS